Part of the Candidatus Micrarchaeota archaeon genome, GAGGCTCGAATAGCCAATCGGCCAACTTCCATCCCGCCCACAGGGCTAACGGACAGAGAAAAGTGAGCAACCACAGTTGAAATTCACTCATCGACCACTCCTAGCGCGCGGATGGCCTCAGCGCAATCATCTGCCCCATCGCTCTCGCCCTGCAGTTGCGGATTGGCGCGCCCCTTTCCAGTGCCGCGCTTGTATTCGCTCCATTTGGCGCTTGCGTAGTCCTCGCATACCTGCACCGCCCTCTCCCGCATCGCCTCGGCCGCGCTGCGCTTGCCGGCGAGGTATGCTGCGTCCAATGCAGAGTGAATATCGCGCCACGGAGTCTCCAAATAGTCTTTCGTTTCGTCAGCCAGCGCCGCCCGGTCCTCATCCGTCAGCTTCATGCCATCGCCTCCTGTGCCCTCCGCGCCAGGCTCGCGGGCCTCACGTGCCTCTCCGTAGCCGGATCGCCGTTTCGATCCATTTCTTCGCCCTCGCATAGTCAGTGATGTGATCCAAGCGATCTACTTTCGCTGCAGAGCACAAAGCGCGCTCGCTAATGTCGTGATCCTTGCAGAGCGCAGCAAGCTCAAGTGCCTGATCGACGGTTATGAATCCGGTAAGGATTTCACTATTTGCTGATGATCCACCGTTTCCCCCAGGGGGCAACGTGGTATGCAGACGCGACGGAGAGTTACCGTTCGCCCATTCCGCGATCTTGCGTCCGGCTTCCTCCGTGATCGGCTGTACTAGAGGAAACAGTGACTTGTGCTGCTCCTGCAGCTTGATCGGCTTCGGTACACCCGGCGCTTCCGGCGTCAGCAGCAGGGAAACCGTCAACTCGAATGGCAGCGACTTCTCGCAGATCGGTTGCCAGCCGCCGATGCCGGTCAGCGATACTTTCGGCACGATCTTCATCTTGCCATCCTCGCGGATGACATCGACCTTTTCTTCAGCCCGAAAACACAGAATCAGATGGGCGCGAATTTGCAATAGCTTCTGCACCATCTGCTTGTGCGCCATCTTCGGCTTGATCCACGACGCCAGCTTCGCCGAGTCTCGGCCGCCCATGCGCTGAAACTCCGCTTCCTGCATGTCAAGGATCCCGCCATCGCCTGCCCATTCGTGCGACATCGAATCGACCACGATGACCGGATAACCGGCCGCATCCGCTGCGTGAATCGCCTCGGCGTAAGCATCCGGCGTAAACGGCGGCTTCAGATCACCGTGATCGAAAGCGAATTGATCGGCATAGTGCTTCGCCCGGCCCGCTTCCGTATCAATGACGCAGAATCGTTTTTCGCCGGCGATGCCAATTGCCAAGCGCATCGCCGTGTACGTCTTACCACCGCCCGATGGCGCGATCAAGCCGATTAGCAGCCCGACGTTTTCGCGCACCGCCGGCCTAAATGTGAAACTCATGCTTGACTCGCATACGCGATCGTCGGATCATTCAATTGCCTCTCATCCCATCGCGCCCGCTCCCAGATCGGCATTTCTGGATAACACGCCCGCGCCGGATAGCCGGGCCACTCATTGCGCGCAAAGCATTCCTTCCATCGCTTCAATCCGGCGCGGCATTTCGCGTGCCCGACCTCAAGCATTTCCGGCGAGATTCCGACTAGGCTGCATAGGTACGGCGCATTCTGCTCCTGGCACAGAAACAGGTACGCCGGATCATTGCCGTTAAGTGCCTGCATTCCGCGCTGATACCATGCCGCGCCGACGTAGTAATCGAGCAACTGCGTGCGCCCCCAGCGATCAGGCTCGACGCTCCCCGTCGTCGTCTTGTAGTTGACGATGATCGAATGGTCAGCGGCGATGCGATCAGGCCGCGCCTTGCAGAGTATCCCATCCTCATCCCAGACCATTGTGAGTTCGGAATGTCCGCCGCCTTTCTGGAACATCGCATAGATCGCCGGCTCCGTTTGCCTCAGACTGGCGATGAACGCCCGCGCGGCGATTACCATCGCGTCTATCTCAGCCATCGCCGGTTTCAGCACTGGGATCTTACCGGCCTCGCGCGCTGCATCGCGCGCCGCGCGGATGCTCTTGTTCGTCCAGCCGTCCGGGATCGAGCCCGTTTTCTCCGCAGGATGATCGAGAGGGTCGATCACCACGACGATCTCGAGTCTATCCTCGAGCAAGATGCTATGCGCGATTGTTCCTCGATCCGAAAGGTCCGTATTGTCAGCGACGCCAGCAGGATTCATCCAACTGTTGAACCATGCTGCAGCCGGACATCGCTCGATCACGTCCGAGATCAGCGACGCGCTTACTGCAGGCAGCTTCAGGTATTCCGCCATCGGCAGCGCATGATGAACGCCCGGCGTCACGCTTCCTCCCCGGCCTTCTCGACCTTGACGCCTTCTCCCATCAGGCGCGCAACGTCGTGCGCCTTGGCGACCATTGCCGTGATCTTCTTGGCGACATGACGCACCGCTTGCGATGCGTTTCCGGCCTCGACTAGACGGGTCGGATGATGCGGTTCCTCGATGATGTACAGGCGCGTTGCCATGATTCTCCTCAGAGCGCAATGAATAGAACAAGAAACGCGACGATCACTGCGCTTACGATCCAGATCGGATGCACCCGCCGCCGCCGCTCGAAATAGCCCAGCGGCAAGCCGCTTGAGCGTGAAAATTGCCAATGTCGTAAATCGTCAAATTCCGCACTGCACGATACCCCGCGACGACCGCGCTCAGGCTGCTCGTTCGCATTCATCGTCGATCTCCTGTTCAATCGCCGCCGCCACTGCGGGGCAGCGCTCGCACTCGCCGTACTCCTGCGCCAGACAGACGTTTTCCCCCATATCGTCGAGCGACGGTTCTATGTATAGAAACTCGCATCGGCAGCACGGGTCGTTGTCCGCCCACGCGCGCTCAGCGATGGCGATCATGGCGTCGAGGGTCA contains:
- a CDS encoding AAA family ATPase produces the protein MSFTFRPAVRENVGLLIGLIAPSGGGKTYTAMRLAIGIAGEKRFCVIDTEAGRAKHYADQFAFDHGDLKPPFTPDAYAEAIHAADAAGYPVIVVDSMSHEWAGDGGILDMQEAEFQRMGGRDSAKLASWIKPKMAHKQMVQKLLQIRAHLILCFRAEEKVDVIREDGKMKIVPKVSLTGIGGWQPICEKSLPFELTVSLLLTPEAPGVPKPIKLQEQHKSLFPLVQPITEEAGRKIAEWANGNSPSRLHTTLPPGGNGGSSANSEILTGFITVDQALELAALCKDHDISERALCSAAKVDRLDHITDYARAKKWIETAIRLRRGT
- a CDS encoding PD-(D/E)XK nuclease-like domain-containing protein; this encodes MTPGVHHALPMAEYLKLPAVSASLISDVIERCPAAAWFNSWMNPAGVADNTDLSDRGTIAHSILLEDRLEIVVVIDPLDHPAEKTGSIPDGWTNKSIRAARDAAREAGKIPVLKPAMAEIDAMVIAARAFIASLRQTEPAIYAMFQKGGGHSELTMVWDEDGILCKARPDRIAADHSIIVNYKTTTGSVEPDRWGRTQLLDYYVGAAWYQRGMQALNGNDPAYLFLCQEQNAPYLCSLVGISPEMLEVGHAKCRAGLKRWKECFARNEWPGYPARACYPEMPIWERARWDERQLNDPTIAYASQA